One region of Streptomyces capillispiralis genomic DNA includes:
- a CDS encoding cation:proton antiporter — translation MSSPDFLFTLLGAGALGAAVLPRVVARRPLSLPLVFLVCGVGLQLSRVPLPGIDPVSDRVWVEHVTEICVLVSLMGAGLALNRPFGRRGWRGTWRQLGITMPLTIAAVGALAWGVLGWPVAAALLLAAVLAPTDPVLASEVRVGAPTDSEHDEDEVRFTLTSEAGLNDGLAFPFVLAAVALAAAGGRVTGGGVAHWALVEVAYKCAVGVCAGLAVGALLGWLFFRAGWRTMRLSEHREGFVAIGATFLAYGVTELAHGYGFLAVFVTACRIRAAERAHGFHTVLHDFVEQVERLLTAALLFLLGVFVAQGGLAALTWLDALVGLLLLWVVRPLAAWAAQLGTPAGPRERLVIAFFGIRGIGSLFYLAHALGHSGFGVAAERLWAVVTFTVLASVVLHGVSATPVISRLDRLRRRRARAGGAGPEPDEDEVAGKRL, via the coding sequence GTGAGCTCCCCGGACTTCCTCTTCACCCTGCTCGGCGCCGGCGCCCTCGGCGCGGCCGTACTCCCCCGTGTGGTGGCCCGCAGGCCACTGTCGTTGCCCCTGGTGTTCCTCGTCTGCGGGGTGGGGCTCCAGCTGTCGCGGGTGCCGCTGCCCGGCATCGACCCGGTGTCGGACCGGGTGTGGGTGGAGCACGTCACCGAGATCTGTGTGCTCGTCTCGCTGATGGGCGCGGGACTCGCCCTGAACCGGCCCTTCGGCCGTCGCGGCTGGCGGGGCACCTGGCGGCAGCTGGGCATCACCATGCCGCTGACCATCGCGGCGGTGGGCGCCCTCGCCTGGGGCGTGCTGGGCTGGCCGGTGGCGGCCGCGCTGCTGCTGGCGGCCGTGCTGGCGCCGACCGACCCGGTGCTCGCCTCGGAGGTGCGGGTGGGCGCGCCCACCGACTCCGAGCACGACGAGGACGAGGTGCGCTTCACCCTGACCAGCGAGGCCGGGCTGAACGACGGCCTCGCCTTCCCCTTCGTACTGGCCGCCGTGGCGCTCGCCGCCGCGGGCGGCCGGGTGACCGGGGGCGGGGTCGCCCACTGGGCGCTGGTCGAGGTGGCGTACAAGTGCGCGGTCGGTGTGTGCGCGGGGCTCGCCGTCGGCGCGCTGCTCGGCTGGCTGTTCTTCCGGGCGGGGTGGCGGACGATGCGGCTGTCCGAGCACCGGGAGGGCTTCGTCGCCATCGGCGCCACGTTCCTCGCCTACGGGGTGACGGAACTGGCGCACGGGTACGGCTTCTTGGCGGTATTCGTCACCGCCTGCCGGATCCGTGCGGCGGAGCGCGCCCACGGCTTCCACACGGTGCTGCACGACTTCGTGGAGCAGGTGGAGCGGCTGCTGACCGCCGCGCTGCTGTTCCTGCTCGGGGTGTTCGTCGCCCAGGGCGGTCTGGCGGCACTGACCTGGCTGGACGCGCTGGTGGGTCTGCTGCTGCTGTGGGTGGTCCGGCCGCTGGCCGCGTGGGCCGCCCAGCTCGGCACGCCCGCCGGTCCCCGGGAGCGGCTGGTGATCGCCTTCTTCGGGATCCGCGGCATCGGCTCGCTGTTCTACCTGGCCCACGCGCTCGGCCACTCCGGTTTCGGCGTCGCGGCCGAGCGGTTGTGGGCGGTGGTGACCTTCACGGTGCTGGCGTCGGTCGTGCTGCACGGGGTGAGCGCCACCCCGGTGATCTCCCGCCTCGACCGGCTGCGGCGGCGCCGGGCCCGTGCGGGCGGCGCCGGTCCGGAGCCGGACGAGGACGAGGTGGCGGGCAAGCGGCTGTAA
- a CDS encoding RICIN domain-containing protein codes for MAATGLGLTGAGTAQAADPTAQVWVTTPDGAKKLSAEGAVPFDGSPQSVDIRVDAGSRGQRFTGAGASVTGASAHLVQSLPQGTRDALLRSLFSTGSDGIGLNYLRQPLGSTDFDATNDPHSYEDTPGRFSIDRDRAEILPVLKQATAVNPAIRFMGSPWSPPAWMKSGGSLNGGSLAPEHYGAYADYLVKAIKAYAQEGITLTDLTVQNEPEFATSYPSTSMTSAQQADFLKVLDPKLTAAGLPTNILAYDHNWDHPHYPLDVFSRTSGISRVIGAAFHCYGGQVGAQQQIVNAGKRVFFTECSGTDSADTAATFGDTLRWHAENLVVQNMRNGGETVINWNLALDQNGGPHQGHCTNRCNGVVEIAGGNVTRNAEYYVLGHVSKFVKPGATRIGSTSQGAGGVQNVVFQNPDGTRAAYVVNTAGSAQRFSLTDNGRSLTHTLPAGAVATFTWSGTDAPAGPIDPAAWYRVANEGSGACLDAADWGTANGTALQQWACGTGANQYWQFRPTGDGHHQVVNRHNGRVWDVDGGPGATADGARAHLWEYVGGTNQQWRAEGTGTAGRYRFVARHSGKCLTVDNASTANGARLSQQPCAGSAAQTFTLTG; via the coding sequence CTGGCCGCCACCGGTCTCGGTCTCACCGGCGCCGGAACCGCCCAGGCGGCCGACCCCACCGCCCAGGTGTGGGTCACCACCCCCGACGGCGCCAAGAAGCTCTCCGCGGAGGGCGCCGTCCCGTTCGACGGCAGCCCCCAGTCCGTCGACATCCGTGTCGACGCGGGCAGCAGGGGCCAGCGGTTCACCGGCGCCGGGGCCTCCGTCACCGGCGCCTCGGCCCATCTCGTCCAGAGCCTGCCGCAGGGCACGCGCGACGCGCTGCTGCGCTCGCTGTTCTCCACCGGCTCCGACGGCATCGGACTCAACTACCTGCGCCAGCCGCTCGGCAGCACCGACTTCGACGCCACGAACGACCCCCACTCCTACGAGGACACCCCCGGCCGGTTCTCCATCGACCGCGACCGCGCCGAGATCCTCCCCGTGCTCAAGCAGGCCACCGCCGTCAACCCGGCCATCCGCTTCATGGGCTCGCCCTGGTCACCACCCGCGTGGATGAAGTCCGGCGGTTCCCTCAACGGCGGCAGCCTCGCCCCCGAGCACTACGGCGCGTACGCCGACTACCTGGTCAAGGCGATCAAGGCGTACGCGCAGGAGGGCATCACCCTCACCGACCTCACGGTGCAGAACGAGCCCGAGTTCGCCACCAGTTACCCGTCGACGTCGATGACCTCCGCCCAGCAGGCGGACTTCCTCAAGGTCCTCGACCCCAAGCTCACCGCGGCCGGACTGCCGACCAACATCCTGGCCTACGACCACAACTGGGACCATCCGCACTACCCGCTCGACGTCTTCTCCCGCACCTCGGGCATCAGCCGGGTCATCGGCGCCGCCTTCCACTGCTACGGCGGCCAGGTCGGCGCCCAGCAGCAGATCGTGAACGCCGGCAAGCGGGTCTTCTTCACCGAGTGCTCCGGCACCGACAGCGCGGACACCGCCGCCACCTTCGGTGACACCCTGCGCTGGCACGCGGAGAACCTGGTCGTGCAGAACATGCGCAACGGCGGCGAGACCGTGATCAACTGGAACCTCGCCCTCGACCAGAACGGCGGCCCCCACCAGGGCCACTGCACCAACCGCTGCAACGGCGTCGTCGAGATCGCGGGCGGCAACGTCACCCGCAACGCCGAGTACTACGTGCTCGGCCACGTCAGCAAGTTCGTCAAGCCCGGCGCCACCCGCATCGGCTCCACCAGCCAGGGCGCCGGAGGCGTGCAGAACGTCGTCTTCCAGAACCCCGACGGCACCCGCGCCGCCTACGTCGTCAACACCGCCGGCAGCGCTCAGCGGTTCTCCCTCACCGACAACGGCAGGTCCCTCACCCACACCCTGCCCGCCGGGGCCGTCGCCACGTTCACCTGGAGCGGCACCGACGCACCGGCCGGCCCGATCGACCCCGCCGCCTGGTACCGGGTCGCGAACGAGGGCAGCGGGGCCTGCCTCGACGCCGCCGACTGGGGCACCGCCAACGGCACCGCGCTGCAGCAGTGGGCCTGCGGCACCGGCGCCAACCAGTACTGGCAGTTCCGGCCCACCGGCGACGGCCACCACCAGGTCGTCAACCGGCACAACGGCAGGGTCTGGGACGTCGACGGCGGCCCCGGCGCCACCGCCGACGGCGCCCGGGCGCACCTGTGGGAGTACGTGGGCGGCACCAACCAGCAGTGGCGTGCGGAAGGCACCGGCACCGCCGGGCGGTACCGGTTCGTCGCCCGGCACAGCGGCAAGTGCCTGACCGTCGACAACGCCTCCACCGCGAACGGGGCCCGGCTGTCCCAGCAGCCGTGCGCCGGCTCGGCCGCCCAGACCTTCACCCTGACCGGCTGA
- a CDS encoding snapalysin family zinc-dependent metalloprotease, producing MHIRTLTGGLAAVLVMSFPLLDGPAVAAPSAPAASPAVAARVLTYDASGAAEFRSAVDRGAAVWNESVDSVELRPAASGQRADIRVLADDGWPRAVPGSLGTGTVYIGRQAVDQGHHTVRIAAHELGHMLGLPDRKPGPCSRLMSGASAGTTCTNAYPNAAERTEVEGNFDRAPAGALM from the coding sequence ATGCACATCCGTACGCTGACCGGCGGCCTGGCCGCTGTTCTGGTGATGTCCTTTCCCCTGCTGGACGGCCCTGCGGTGGCCGCCCCGTCCGCCCCCGCCGCGAGCCCCGCGGTGGCCGCCCGGGTGCTCACCTACGACGCGAGCGGCGCCGCGGAGTTCCGGTCCGCGGTCGACCGGGGCGCGGCGGTGTGGAACGAGAGCGTCGACTCCGTCGAGCTGCGCCCGGCCGCCTCCGGTCAACGGGCCGACATCCGCGTCCTCGCGGACGACGGCTGGCCGCGCGCCGTGCCGGGCTCCCTGGGCACCGGGACGGTGTACATCGGACGCCAGGCCGTGGACCAGGGTCACCACACGGTCCGCATCGCGGCCCATGAGCTCGGGCACATGCTGGGCCTGCCGGACCGCAAGCCCGGTCCCTGCTCCCGTCTGATGTCGGGCGCCAGCGCGGGCACCACGTGCACCAACGCCTACCCGAACGCGGCGGAACGGACCGAGGTCGAGGGCAACTTCGACAGGGCCCCCGCCGGGGCGCTCATGTGA
- a CDS encoding ABC transporter substrate-binding protein, whose protein sequence is MNTTHHRHRNRHRTAGTVLAGALALLLAATGCSSKAEGGDQGGEAADGVRTGPGVGADTIRLGALTDLTGPYATLGKSIVQAQQMWAEETNARGGICDRKVEIVVKDHGYDVQKAVTAYADIAPDVVALPQVIGSPVVAALLDDIERDRMLTFPQAWAASLLGKDAIQVLGTTYDVDMIAAVEFLTRAKGLKKGDTIGHVHFEGDYGANALEGSTWAARKAGLKVTGLKIKATDTDLSAQVSALRKEGVKAVLISAGPAQTASLVGVAASRGLRVPVVSSAPGFAPQLMKTPAAPALAAMLNVVSAAPAVSSDLPGVERMVASYRKKYPDSPVDSGVLSGYNAAQLMGADLKKACEAGGLTREDVVKAHRSQKNADTGLGTAQDFSDVDRPASVETYVLKPDAEAVGGVVNAEEAHTAPGVEEYLSAR, encoded by the coding sequence GTGAACACCACGCACCACAGGCACCGCAACCGGCACCGCACCGCCGGGACCGTCCTCGCCGGCGCCCTCGCCCTGCTGCTCGCGGCCACCGGATGCAGCTCCAAGGCGGAGGGCGGCGACCAGGGCGGCGAGGCCGCCGACGGCGTCCGCACCGGCCCCGGCGTCGGCGCCGACACCATCAGGCTGGGCGCCCTCACCGACCTGACCGGCCCCTACGCCACGCTCGGCAAGAGCATCGTGCAGGCCCAGCAGATGTGGGCCGAGGAGACCAACGCCCGGGGCGGCATCTGCGACCGGAAGGTCGAGATCGTCGTCAAGGACCACGGCTACGACGTGCAGAAGGCGGTCACCGCGTACGCCGACATCGCCCCGGACGTCGTGGCACTGCCCCAGGTCATCGGCTCCCCCGTGGTCGCGGCGCTGCTCGACGACATCGAGCGGGACCGGATGCTCACCTTCCCGCAGGCCTGGGCGGCCTCCCTGCTCGGCAAGGACGCCATCCAGGTGCTCGGCACCACCTACGATGTCGACATGATCGCCGCGGTCGAGTTCCTCACCCGCGCCAAGGGCCTGAAGAAGGGCGACACCATCGGCCACGTCCACTTCGAGGGCGACTACGGCGCCAACGCGCTGGAGGGCTCCACCTGGGCGGCGCGGAAGGCCGGTCTGAAGGTGACCGGACTGAAGATCAAGGCGACGGACACCGATCTGTCGGCCCAGGTCTCGGCGCTCCGCAAGGAGGGCGTGAAGGCCGTCCTGATCAGCGCCGGGCCCGCGCAGACGGCCTCCCTGGTGGGCGTGGCCGCCTCCCGCGGCCTGCGCGTCCCGGTCGTCAGCAGTGCCCCCGGCTTCGCGCCGCAGCTGATGAAGACCCCCGCGGCGCCGGCCCTCGCGGCGATGCTGAACGTGGTGAGCGCCGCGCCCGCGGTCAGCTCCGACCTGCCCGGCGTCGAGCGCATGGTGGCGTCCTACCGGAAGAAGTACCCGGACTCGCCGGTCGACTCCGGCGTGCTGTCCGGGTACAACGCCGCGCAGCTCATGGGCGCCGACCTGAAGAAGGCCTGCGAGGCGGGCGGCCTGACCCGGGAGGACGTGGTCAAGGCCCACCGCTCGCAGAAGAACGCCGACACCGGCCTCGGCACCGCGCAGGACTTCTCCGACGTCGACCGTCCCGCGAGCGTCGAGACCTATGTGCTCAAGCCCGACGCCGAGGCGGTGGGCGGCGTGGTGAACGCGGAGGAGGCGCACACGGCTCCCGGCGTCGAGGAGTACCTGTCCGCACGCTGA
- a CDS encoding TetR/AcrR family transcriptional regulator, whose translation MSDQSVGRPARKARTEPRTPRSPEARQRQRDILHIAMDTFAARGYNNASLAEIAERAGLTQAGVLHYFRSKALLLTSVLELRDRTDIEQLGSDRPQGLAFLRHLVDTAHRNAEREGIVRLYAVLSAESVTDDHPAQTYFRDRYTGLRAFVTDALIEACGLAEADRERARDAANAVIAVMDGLQVQWLLAPDSVDMAASTDLVITSLLTTLAPDRFARSGE comes from the coding sequence GTGAGTGACCAGTCGGTGGGCCGGCCCGCCCGCAAGGCCAGGACCGAGCCCCGCACCCCCCGCAGTCCGGAGGCCCGGCAGCGGCAGCGGGACATCCTGCACATCGCCATGGACACCTTCGCGGCCCGGGGCTACAACAACGCCTCGCTCGCGGAGATCGCCGAGCGCGCGGGACTGACCCAGGCCGGCGTCCTGCACTACTTCCGGTCCAAGGCGCTGCTGCTCACCAGCGTCCTCGAACTGCGCGACCGCACGGACATCGAACAGCTCGGGTCCGACCGCCCGCAGGGGCTCGCCTTCCTGCGCCACCTCGTCGACACCGCCCACCGCAACGCCGAACGCGAGGGCATCGTGCGGCTGTACGCCGTCCTGTCGGCGGAGTCCGTCACCGACGACCACCCGGCGCAGACGTACTTCCGCGACCGGTACACCGGGCTGCGGGCGTTCGTCACCGACGCGCTGATCGAGGCGTGCGGCCTGGCGGAGGCCGACCGGGAGCGGGCGCGCGACGCGGCGAACGCGGTCATCGCCGTCATGGACGGGCTGCAGGTCCAGTGGCTGCTGGCCCCCGACTCCGTGGACATGGCCGCCTCGACGGACCTGGTCATCACCTCACTCCTGACCACCCTCGCCCCGGACCGCTTCGCCCGCTCCGGCGAGTGA
- the mgrA gene encoding L-glyceraldehyde 3-phosphate reductase: MNHVSNPERYDGTMRYRRTGRSGLDLPLLSLGYWHNFGDDRPFETQREIALRAFDLGITHHDLANNYGPPYGSAEINFGRLMRQDLAPYRDELVVSTKAGWDMWPGPYGQGGGSRKYLLASLDQSLKRMGLEYVDIFYSHRLDATTPLEETMGALDTAVRQGKALYVGISSYDAERTREAAAILRDLGTPLLIHQPSYSMLNRWIETEGLLDVAQEEGFGVIGFTALAQGLLTGRYLDGVPGDSRAAAGKSFDPAWLTEDMRGRLRVLNGIAARRGQSLAQMALAWALRDPRVTSLVIGASRTEQLEQNVAALENLDFTAEELAEIDSYATDGGVDLWREARLGNLG; the protein is encoded by the coding sequence ATGAACCACGTCAGCAACCCCGAACGCTACGACGGCACCATGCGCTACCGGCGCACCGGCCGCTCGGGCCTCGACCTCCCCCTGCTGTCCCTGGGCTACTGGCACAACTTCGGCGACGACCGCCCCTTCGAGACCCAGCGCGAGATCGCCCTGCGCGCCTTCGACCTGGGCATCACCCACCACGACCTGGCGAACAACTACGGCCCGCCCTACGGCTCCGCCGAGATCAACTTCGGCCGGCTGATGCGGCAGGACCTCGCGCCGTACCGCGACGAGCTGGTGGTCTCGACCAAGGCCGGCTGGGACATGTGGCCCGGCCCGTACGGCCAGGGCGGCGGCTCCCGCAAGTACCTGCTCGCCTCGCTGGACCAGTCCCTGAAGCGCATGGGCCTGGAGTACGTGGACATCTTCTACTCGCACCGCCTGGACGCCACCACTCCGCTCGAGGAGACCATGGGCGCCCTGGACACCGCCGTCCGCCAGGGCAAGGCGCTCTACGTCGGCATCTCCTCCTACGACGCCGAGCGCACCCGTGAGGCCGCGGCGATCCTGCGGGACCTCGGGACGCCGCTGCTGATCCACCAGCCGTCGTACAGCATGCTGAACCGCTGGATCGAGACCGAGGGCCTGCTGGACGTGGCGCAGGAGGAGGGCTTCGGGGTCATCGGCTTCACGGCGCTCGCCCAGGGCCTGCTGACCGGCCGCTACCTGGACGGCGTCCCGGGCGACTCGCGGGCGGCGGCGGGCAAGTCGTTCGACCCCGCGTGGCTGACCGAGGACATGCGCGGCCGGCTGCGCGTCCTGAACGGCATCGCGGCCCGCCGAGGGCAGTCCCTCGCCCAGATGGCGCTGGCCTGGGCCCTGCGGGACCCGCGCGTGACGTCGCTGGTCATCGGCGCCTCCCGCACCGAGCAGCTGGAGCAGAACGTGGCCGCGCTGGAGAACCTCGACTTCACCGCCGAGGAGCTGGCCGAGATCGACTCGTACGCCACCGACGGCGGCGTCGACCTGTGGCGCGAGGCCCGGCTGGGCAACCTGGGGTGA
- a CDS encoding S1 family peptidase, translating into MRRTRLAHAGVAALLMIGGWTAAGTLPASAHDAPDSPTARAADPAPASAGMMEAMQRDFGLTRAEAEDRLAAEREATDLAPKARKTAGSAYGGAWFDAKSEKLTVAVTPEADASTVRSLRASGAAVRTVEHSARTLDAAKSRIDRLDAPSGVSSWSVDPTANTVVVNVVEGQKADNDVRSFVAKAREAGPVTVRTVGAQAETFAAGTVGGDPYYTGNVRCSIGFSVHGGFVTAGHCGGVGSQVRGWDNSYIGNFQGSSFPENDYAWVNVGSGWWTVPVVLGWGTVSDQLVRGSAEAPIGASICRSGSTTHWHCGNVLAKNETVNYSQGAVRQMTKTSVCAEPGDSGGSFISGDQAQGVTSGGWGNCSGGGETWHQPINEILNRYGLTLHTA; encoded by the coding sequence ATGAGACGCACCAGACTCGCGCATGCCGGCGTGGCCGCCCTGCTCATGATCGGCGGCTGGACCGCGGCCGGCACGCTGCCGGCCTCGGCGCACGACGCCCCCGACTCCCCCACCGCCCGGGCCGCGGACCCCGCGCCCGCCTCCGCCGGCATGATGGAGGCCATGCAGCGGGACTTCGGCCTGACCCGCGCCGAGGCCGAGGACCGCCTCGCCGCCGAACGCGAGGCCACCGACCTCGCCCCCAAGGCCCGCAAGACCGCCGGTTCCGCCTACGGCGGCGCCTGGTTCGACGCCAAGAGCGAGAAGCTGACCGTGGCCGTCACCCCGGAGGCGGACGCCTCGACGGTCCGGTCCCTGCGCGCCTCCGGTGCGGCCGTCCGCACCGTCGAGCACAGCGCGCGCACGCTCGACGCGGCCAAGTCCCGCATCGACCGCCTCGACGCGCCCTCGGGCGTCAGCAGCTGGTCCGTGGACCCGACCGCCAACACGGTCGTGGTGAACGTCGTCGAGGGCCAGAAGGCTGACAACGATGTCCGCTCCTTCGTGGCCAAGGCCCGCGAGGCCGGCCCGGTCACCGTGCGGACCGTGGGGGCCCAGGCCGAGACCTTCGCCGCCGGAACGGTGGGCGGCGACCCCTACTACACCGGCAACGTCCGCTGCTCCATAGGCTTCTCGGTGCACGGCGGCTTCGTCACCGCCGGGCACTGCGGCGGGGTCGGCTCCCAGGTGAGGGGCTGGGACAACTCCTACATCGGCAACTTCCAGGGCTCCTCCTTCCCGGAGAACGACTACGCCTGGGTCAACGTCGGCAGCGGCTGGTGGACGGTTCCGGTGGTGCTCGGCTGGGGCACGGTCTCGGACCAGCTGGTGCGCGGTTCGGCCGAGGCCCCGATCGGCGCCTCCATCTGCCGCTCCGGCTCCACGACCCACTGGCACTGCGGCAACGTGCTGGCCAAGAACGAGACGGTCAACTACAGCCAGGGCGCGGTGCGCCAGATGACGAAGACCAGCGTGTGCGCCGAACCCGGTGACTCGGGCGGCTCGTTCATCAGCGGCGACCAGGCGCAGGGCGTCACCTCCGGCGGCTGGGGCAACTGCTCCGGCGGCGGCGAGACCTGGCACCAGCCGATCAACGAGATCCTCAACCGCTACGGACTGACGCTGCACACGGCCTGA
- a CDS encoding lipase family protein encodes MSRISSVLTTVVATTACVCVSAPPAAAGEPVVSRGVTIPAFYTPPAELPAANGVLVRHEPLRLGLSLPGLDGRRLPGTATRLMYTSTDSGGQRVAVTGAYIEPSARWTGAGPRPLVVVGSGTMGQGDQCAPSLALEHPLTLNGQTVSLGYENLAVHRLLSTGAAVVVTDYVGLGATDRLHTYVNRLDQGHAMLDAARAARAVPGASVTTASRVAMYGYSQGGGASASAAELQSAYAPDVPLVGTYSGAPPADLTEVMKGIDGSALAGALGWSINGFAQAEPEVRKVVEENINATGRAALKDISTACVGDAILGHGFTRSTEWTASGKSLGEIIAREPGAQAVLDKQRLGMTKPTGPVRLATGVQDDIVPHEQARRLAADWCERGGDVTYKAVRLPNLGDKLLTNHLAPLLTDQGDAVEWLTDRLAGEPATSNCPAVPVRD; translated from the coding sequence GTGAGCCGAATCAGCAGCGTGCTGACCACCGTGGTCGCCACGACCGCCTGCGTCTGCGTGTCCGCGCCGCCCGCCGCCGCGGGCGAGCCCGTGGTGTCGCGGGGCGTCACCATCCCCGCCTTCTACACCCCGCCCGCCGAACTGCCCGCCGCCAACGGCGTGCTGGTGCGTCACGAGCCCCTGCGCCTCGGGCTGAGCCTGCCCGGCCTGGACGGCCGCCGGCTGCCCGGCACGGCGACCCGCCTGATGTACACCTCCACCGACTCGGGCGGGCAGCGGGTCGCCGTCACCGGCGCCTACATCGAACCGTCCGCGCGCTGGACGGGCGCCGGGCCCCGCCCGCTGGTGGTCGTCGGCTCCGGCACCATGGGACAAGGCGACCAGTGCGCGCCCTCGCTCGCCCTGGAGCACCCCCTGACCCTCAACGGGCAGACGGTGTCGCTCGGTTACGAGAACCTCGCGGTCCACCGGCTGCTCTCCACCGGCGCGGCCGTCGTCGTCACCGACTACGTCGGCCTCGGTGCCACCGACCGGCTCCACACCTACGTCAACCGCCTCGACCAGGGGCACGCCATGCTGGACGCCGCCCGCGCCGCCCGCGCCGTGCCGGGCGCGTCCGTCACCACCGCGTCCCGGGTGGCCATGTACGGGTACAGCCAGGGCGGCGGGGCCAGCGCCTCCGCGGCCGAACTCCAGAGCGCGTACGCACCCGACGTCCCGCTCGTCGGCACCTACAGCGGGGCGCCGCCCGCCGATCTGACCGAGGTGATGAAGGGCATCGACGGCAGCGCCCTGGCCGGGGCGCTGGGCTGGTCGATCAACGGGTTCGCCCAGGCGGAGCCGGAGGTGCGCAAGGTCGTCGAGGAGAACATCAACGCCACCGGGCGCGCCGCCCTCAAGGACATCTCCACGGCCTGTGTGGGAGACGCGATCCTCGGTCACGGCTTCACCCGGAGCACCGAGTGGACCGCGAGCGGGAAGTCCCTCGGCGAGATCATCGCCCGCGAGCCCGGCGCGCAGGCCGTCCTGGACAAGCAGCGCCTCGGGATGACCAAGCCCACCGGGCCGGTCCGGCTGGCCACCGGCGTGCAGGACGACATCGTGCCGCACGAGCAGGCGCGCCGGCTGGCGGCCGACTGGTGCGAGCGGGGCGGCGACGTCACCTACAAGGCCGTCCGGCTGCCCAACCTGGGCGACAAGCTGCTCACCAACCACCTGGCACCGCTCCTCACCGACCAGGGCGACGCGGTGGAGTGGCTGACCGACCGGCTCGCGGGCGAACCGGCGACGTCCAACTGCCCGGCCGTCCCGGTACGGGACTGA
- a CDS encoding MSMEG_6728 family protein: MQTFLPYPDFCESALVLDRRRLGKQRVEALQVLRGLIVPGYGWRRHPAVRMWTGYEEALVRYGLEVCRVWRDRGHQDSCAATLVADLATVRPGAPVRGQRELAEAGELPPWLGDDAVHRSHRSALVRKDPAVYADLFPGEPDDLPYVWPASDRDPEAVAD, translated from the coding sequence ATGCAGACCTTCCTGCCCTACCCCGACTTCTGCGAGTCGGCGCTGGTCCTCGACCGGCGCCGGTTGGGCAAGCAGCGGGTGGAGGCGCTCCAGGTGCTGCGCGGCCTGATCGTGCCGGGCTACGGATGGCGCCGCCATCCCGCGGTGCGCATGTGGACGGGCTACGAGGAGGCGCTGGTGCGCTACGGCCTGGAGGTCTGCCGGGTCTGGCGCGACCGGGGCCATCAGGACAGCTGCGCCGCCACCCTCGTCGCCGACCTCGCCACGGTCCGGCCCGGCGCTCCGGTGCGCGGTCAGCGGGAGCTGGCCGAGGCCGGTGAGCTGCCGCCCTGGCTGGGGGACGACGCCGTGCACCGCAGCCACCGCTCGGCGCTGGTCCGCAAGGACCCCGCCGTCTACGCGGACCTCTTCCCCGGGGAGCCGGACGACCTGCCCTATGTGTGGCCGGCGTCCGACCGCGACCCGGAGGCGGTCGCCGACTGA